The following proteins are co-located in the Streptomyces sp. NBC_01198 genome:
- a CDS encoding MDR family MFS transporter codes for MPPHTRSPPRWRTPAGHNHTNGVNMRVRPSGGDARSRFMAQDTSTAVAPGADQDRRQVRIAIGALALGLLLAALDQTIVSTALPTIVSELGGIDHLSWVVTAYLLASTAATPLWGKLGDMYGRKRLFQTVIVIFLIGSALCGIAQSMGELIAFRALQGLGGGGLIALSMAIVGDIVPPRDRGRYQGVFGGVFGAASVLGPLLGGVFTEQLSWRWVFYINLPIGAVALIVIAAVLHIPVRRTSHRIDYLGMAVVAAAATCLVLFTSLGGSTLPWGSPATIALAVGGVALVAVFVFIERRAEEPVLPPRLFTQRTFVVCSVISFIIGFAMFGALTYLPTFLQVVHGYSPTLSGVHMIPLVVGLLISSTGSGQIVSRTGHYKVFPIIGTAVTSVGLVLLHLLDEHTAIWVMSLYFFVFGLGLGLVMQVLVLAVQNSVGYEDLGTATSGTTFFRSIGASFGVSVFGTIFTNQLSSKLGKALRGVPLPPGFDPGQAQADPTAIARLPAAVKAPVLHAYSQSITTVFLWAVPVAAVGFATSWLLKEQPLRGSVTVPDASETVGVNPVDRSSLDEIARCLSLLGSREARRDLYIRLTQESGVDVRPATSWLLLRLDRDGRADPAELARRTTVPALLIEAAAVEAEAGRYAVRDGDELVLTASGSALADRLIEARRAVLAGLLGDWDPAAHAELAALVRKLSRELCAGDTDHPNRRSRTKPAAGGEAA; via the coding sequence TTGCCGCCGCATACCCGGTCCCCTCCCCGCTGGCGCACTCCCGCAGGTCACAACCATACAAACGGTGTCAATATGAGAGTCCGACCGTCGGGGGGCGACGCGAGGAGCCGTTTCATGGCGCAGGACACCAGCACCGCCGTGGCGCCGGGCGCGGACCAGGACCGGCGCCAGGTGCGGATCGCGATCGGTGCCCTCGCCCTCGGGTTGCTGCTGGCCGCCCTCGACCAGACCATCGTGTCGACCGCGCTGCCGACCATCGTCAGCGAACTCGGCGGTATCGACCACCTGTCCTGGGTGGTCACCGCCTACCTCCTCGCGTCGACCGCCGCCACCCCGCTGTGGGGGAAGCTCGGCGACATGTACGGCCGGAAACGGCTGTTCCAGACCGTCATCGTGATCTTCCTGATCGGCTCAGCGCTGTGCGGCATCGCCCAGAGCATGGGGGAGTTGATCGCCTTCCGCGCCCTCCAGGGCCTGGGCGGCGGGGGGTTGATCGCGCTGTCCATGGCGATCGTCGGCGACATCGTGCCGCCCCGCGACCGGGGCCGCTACCAGGGCGTCTTCGGCGGGGTGTTCGGCGCCGCCAGCGTGCTCGGGCCGCTGCTCGGCGGGGTGTTCACCGAGCAGCTGTCCTGGCGATGGGTGTTCTACATCAACCTGCCGATCGGCGCCGTCGCGCTCATCGTCATCGCCGCTGTCCTGCACATCCCGGTGCGCCGCACGTCACACCGGATCGACTACCTCGGCATGGCCGTGGTGGCCGCGGCGGCCACCTGCCTGGTGCTCTTCACCTCGCTCGGCGGCAGCACCCTGCCGTGGGGCTCGCCCGCCACCATCGCCCTCGCGGTGGGCGGGGTCGCCCTGGTCGCCGTCTTCGTGTTCATCGAGCGCCGGGCCGAGGAGCCGGTCCTGCCCCCGCGGCTGTTCACCCAGCGGACCTTCGTGGTGTGCTCGGTGATCTCCTTCATCATCGGCTTCGCGATGTTCGGCGCCCTGACGTATCTGCCGACCTTCCTCCAGGTCGTGCACGGCTACTCGCCGACACTCTCCGGCGTCCACATGATCCCGCTGGTGGTCGGCCTGCTGATCTCGTCCACCGGCTCGGGGCAGATCGTCAGCCGGACCGGGCACTACAAGGTCTTCCCGATCATCGGCACCGCCGTGACCTCGGTCGGCCTGGTGTTGCTGCACCTGCTCGACGAGCACACCGCCATCTGGGTGATGAGCCTGTACTTCTTCGTCTTCGGCCTCGGACTCGGCCTGGTGATGCAGGTGTTGGTGCTCGCGGTGCAGAACTCGGTCGGCTACGAGGACCTGGGCACGGCGACCTCGGGCACGACCTTCTTCCGTTCCATCGGGGCGTCCTTCGGCGTCTCGGTCTTCGGCACGATCTTCACCAACCAGCTCTCGAGCAAGCTGGGGAAGGCGCTGCGCGGGGTCCCGCTGCCGCCGGGCTTCGACCCCGGCCAGGCGCAGGCCGACCCCACGGCCATCGCCCGGCTGCCCGCCGCCGTCAAGGCGCCGGTGCTGCACGCGTACTCCCAGTCCATCACCACGGTCTTCCTGTGGGCCGTGCCCGTGGCGGCGGTCGGCTTCGCGACGTCGTGGCTGCTCAAGGAGCAGCCGCTGCGGGGCAGTGTCACCGTGCCGGACGCCAGCGAGACGGTGGGCGTCAACCCCGTCGACCGCTCCTCGCTCGACGAGATCGCCCGCTGCCTGTCACTGCTCGGCAGCCGGGAGGCCCGCCGCGACCTGTACATCCGCCTCACCCAGGAGTCCGGGGTCGACGTCCGCCCCGCCACCAGCTGGCTGCTGCTGCGCCTGGACCGCGACGGCCGCGCCGACCCCGCCGAACTGGCCCGCCGCACCACCGTGCCCGCCCTGCTCATCGAGGCGGCCGCGGTCGAGGCGGAAGCCGGCCGGTACGCGGTACGCGACGGCGACGAGCTGGTCCTCACCGCGTCGGGCAGCGCGCTGGCCGACCGCCTCATCGAGGCCAGGCGCGCCGTGCTGGCCGGCCTGCTCGGCGACTGGGACCCAGCGGCGCACGCCGAACTGGCCGCGTTGGTCAGGAAGCTGAGCCGCGAACTGTGCGCCGGCGACACCGACCACCCGAACAGGCGATCCCGTACGAAGCCGGCCGCGGGCGGGGAGGCCGCATAA